Proteins from a genomic interval of Asticcacaulis sp. AND118:
- a CDS encoding MT-A70 family methyltransferase: MEPSAAEDFLAAAGKTKYATILADPPWQFVNRTGKVAPEHKRLNRYGTMTLPEICALPVAQVLAPTAHLYLWVPNALLPDGLEVMKAWGFEYKSNLIWHKIRKDGGSDGRGVGFYFRNVTEIILFGVRGKNARTLQPGRTQVNYIGTRKREHSRKPDEQYELIEACSPGPRLEMFSRGTRPGWTVWGNQADDSYAPTWDTYAHNSAATKAVAAE, encoded by the coding sequence TTGGAACCTTCCGCTGCTGAGGATTTTCTGGCCGCTGCCGGAAAGACGAAGTACGCCACTATTTTGGCGGACCCGCCTTGGCAGTTTGTCAATCGTACCGGCAAGGTTGCGCCCGAACACAAGCGACTTAACCGTTATGGCACCATGACCCTACCGGAGATCTGCGCCTTACCCGTGGCGCAGGTGCTGGCGCCGACGGCTCACCTTTACTTGTGGGTACCCAATGCGCTCTTGCCCGATGGTCTGGAGGTAATGAAGGCGTGGGGGTTTGAGTATAAGTCGAACCTCATCTGGCATAAGATACGTAAGGATGGCGGTTCTGACGGTCGCGGCGTAGGCTTTTATTTCCGCAACGTGACCGAAATCATCTTGTTCGGTGTGCGCGGTAAGAACGCGCGCACGCTGCAACCGGGACGTACTCAGGTCAACTATATCGGTACGCGTAAGCGTGAGCATAGCCGCAAGCCGGATGAACAGTATGAACTGATAGAAGCGTGCAGCCCCGGTCCACGGCTGGAGATGTTTTCGCGCGGGACACGCCCCGGCTGGACGGTGTGGGGCAATCAGGCTGACGACAGCTATGCGCCTACGTGGGATACCTATGCGCACAATAGCGCGGCTACCAAAGCCGTTGCGGCAGAGTAA